Proteins encoded together in one Scytonema millei VB511283 window:
- a CDS encoding glucose-1-phosphate adenylyltransferase, translated as MKKVLGIILGGGAGTRLYPLTKLRAKPAVPLAGKYRLIDIPVSNCINSEIYKIYVLTQFNSASLNRHIARAYTFSGFTEGFVEVLAAQQTQYSTNWFQGTADAVRQYLWLMEEWNVDEYLILSGDHLYRMDYRQFVERHRETGADVTLSVIPIEQRRASDFGLMKIDSAGRVIDFSEKPKGDALLNMQVDTTVLGLDPEEAKQKPYIASMGIYVFKRDVLIKLLKEAPEQTDFGKEILPACAKEYNIQAYLFNDYWEDIGTIEAFYDANLSLTKQPYPAFSFYEEEAPIYTRARYLPPTKMMDCQVTESIVGDGCILKNCRVHHSVLGVRSIIQAGSIVEDALLMGADFYDPHIEERQTVCADGEIENVPLGIGANTIIRRAIIDKNARIGCDVRIINKDRIEEADRESEGFYIRSGIVVVLKNAVISDGTVI; from the coding sequence GTGAAAAAAGTACTAGGAATTATTCTCGGTGGCGGTGCCGGAACTCGTCTTTATCCGCTGACTAAGCTGCGAGCTAAGCCAGCCGTACCATTAGCAGGGAAGTACCGCTTAATCGATATTCCTGTCAGTAATTGTATTAACTCAGAGATCTACAAGATATACGTATTAACACAATTCAACTCGGCTTCACTCAATCGCCACATCGCCCGTGCATACACCTTTTCTGGTTTTACTGAAGGCTTTGTAGAAGTCCTGGCGGCTCAACAAACGCAGTACAGCACTAACTGGTTCCAGGGTACGGCAGATGCAGTGCGTCAGTATCTCTGGTTGATGGAAGAGTGGAACGTGGACGAATATTTGATCTTATCGGGAGATCACCTTTATCGCATGGACTATCGCCAATTTGTCGAGCGTCACCGCGAAACTGGTGCTGATGTGACTCTCTCCGTCATCCCAATCGAACAACGTCGCGCTTCTGACTTTGGCTTGATGAAAATTGACAGTGCGGGACGGGTAATCGACTTTAGCGAAAAACCCAAAGGTGATGCACTGCTGAACATGCAGGTCGATACTACAGTATTGGGGCTAGATCCAGAAGAGGCGAAGCAAAAACCATACATTGCTTCGATGGGAATTTATGTTTTCAAGCGCGATGTCTTAATCAAGTTGCTGAAAGAAGCGCCAGAACAAACTGATTTCGGAAAGGAAATTCTGCCAGCTTGTGCAAAAGAGTACAACATTCAAGCTTACTTATTTAACGATTACTGGGAAGACATCGGAACGATTGAGGCGTTCTACGATGCTAACTTATCGTTAACAAAACAACCCTATCCGGCTTTTAGCTTCTACGAGGAAGAAGCGCCCATTTACACTCGCGCTCGTTACTTGCCTCCTACTAAAATGATGGATTGTCAGGTGACAGAATCAATCGTCGGTGACGGTTGTATTTTGAAAAACTGTCGCGTACATCATTCAGTCTTGGGCGTGCGATCGATCATCCAAGCTGGCTCAATTGTAGAAGATGCGCTACTCATGGGGGCAGATTTCTACGATCCCCATATAGAAGAAAGACAGACAGTCTGTGCAGATGGCGAAATCGAGAACGTTCCCCTGGGAATTGGTGCTAACACCATTATCCGGCGGGCAATTATTGACAAAAATGCCCGGATCGGTTGTGATGTCCGCATCATCAATAAAGACCGGATCGAAGAAGCAGATCGAGAAAGCGAAGGTTTCTATATCCGCAGTGGCATCGTAGTCGTGCTGAAAAACGCCGTGATTTCCGATGGAACTGTGATTTAG
- a CDS encoding AAA family ATPase yields the protein MLLVGLPGSGKSTLARQFVVANPKLKLISTDKIRKSLFGDEIIQGEWMLVWREVQRQFHQATIQISRGEIGAAIYDATNAQRRHRREVIVYARAAGFEQIVGLWVDTPVWLCLARNRRRDRQVPEEVILRMHRQLRDAPPSLSEGLDCLLRSSRLSACTSAALPN from the coding sequence ATTTTGCTCGTTGGTTTACCAGGGAGTGGGAAATCAACGTTGGCACGACAGTTTGTCGTAGCAAACCCAAAACTAAAACTCATCTCGACTGACAAAATTAGAAAAAGCCTATTCGGTGATGAGATAATTCAGGGCGAGTGGATGCTAGTTTGGCGCGAGGTGCAACGACAATTTCACCAAGCTACGATTCAAATCTCTCGCGGCGAGATCGGTGCAGCAATTTACGATGCGACTAATGCCCAACGCAGACATCGGCGAGAAGTTATCGTTTACGCCCGTGCTGCGGGGTTCGAGCAGATTGTAGGACTGTGGGTCGATACTCCTGTATGGTTGTGTCTGGCGCGGAATCGACGACGCGATCGCCAAGTGCCTGAAGAGGTTATATTACGAATGCATCGTCAACTGCGCGATGCTCCACCGAGTTTATCGGAAGGATTAGATTGTTTGCTACGTTCCAGTCGATTGTCGGCTTGCACTTCAGCCGCTTTACCAAATTAG
- the uraH gene encoding hydroxyisourate hydrolase, producing the protein MAGKLTTHVLDTAQGCPARQMTIELWSISSDGKRQLLKTIHTNNDGRTDAPLLADEELKTGVYELIFSVGDYFTKHIDNLPQPAFLDRIPLQFGIADPNSHYHVPLLVSPWSYSTYRGS; encoded by the coding sequence ATGGCAGGCAAACTTACTACTCATGTCTTAGACACAGCTCAAGGTTGTCCCGCTAGACAAATGACAATTGAATTGTGGTCGATTAGCTCAGACGGAAAAAGACAACTATTGAAAACCATTCATACGAATAACGATGGTCGTACAGACGCACCATTATTAGCTGATGAAGAACTGAAAACTGGTGTTTACGAACTCATCTTTTCAGTCGGTGATTATTTTACCAAACATATAGATAACCTACCTCAGCCAGCTTTTCTCGATCGCATACCGCTACAATTCGGAATCGCCGATCCTAATTCTCACTATCACGTTCCCTTACTCGTTTCTCCTTGGTCTTATAGTACGTATCGAGGTAGCTAA
- the uraD gene encoding 2-oxo-4-hydroxy-4-carboxy-5-ureidoimidazoline decarboxylase — protein sequence MSLRDNSFLGNLMMKSLAELNQMSQDEFVKTLGAVFEDTPAIAYHAWYERPFQNIAQLHQKMVDVVRTASQDAQIELIQAHPDLGSKAKMAMTSVQEQAGVGLDRLTPEEYDRFLSLNHAYKKKFDFPFIIAVKNHTKDSILDTFEQRLQNSSDIERNQALAEIFQIAKFRLDAIVSQ from the coding sequence GTGTCTTTGCGTGACAATTCTTTTCTAGGTAACTTGATGATGAAATCTCTGGCAGAACTGAACCAAATGAGCCAAGATGAGTTTGTAAAAACCTTGGGAGCGGTGTTTGAAGATACACCTGCGATCGCTTATCATGCTTGGTACGAGCGACCTTTTCAAAATATAGCTCAGTTACATCAGAAAATGGTAGATGTTGTCAGAACTGCCAGTCAAGACGCACAAATAGAACTCATTCAGGCACATCCTGACTTAGGTAGTAAAGCAAAAATGGCGATGACATCGGTACAAGAACAGGCTGGTGTAGGATTAGACCGTCTTACACCTGAAGAATACGATCGCTTTTTATCTCTAAACCACGCTTATAAAAAGAAGTTTGATTTTCCGTTTATTATTGCTGTTAAAAACCACACAAAAGATAGCATTCTCGACACTTTTGAACAACGGTTGCAGAATTCTAGTGACATAGAAAGAAACCAAGCACTAGCAGAAATATTTCAAATCGCTAAATTTCGTTTAGACGCGATCGTATCACAGTAG
- a CDS encoding iron uptake porin: MNSACVCQVKATAKISLWVNLLVVGLSIGVLPVEANENNLELSQTDTDTMAQVTSVSQLSDVQPTDWAFQALQSLVERYGCIAGYPDGTYRGNRALTRYEFAAGLSACLDRVNELIATASADVDKQDLDTLQALQAEFAAEIATMRRRVDALETQTAELEANQFSTTTKLTANIFLNVTGAFADEDITAEGTSVFVPARGADGRPVRRTITDDPNVTFSDYLFLNFNTSFTGKDSLVTQLVAGNGNSPANTFASAGLFNTFGVPYTDQKGVTGADNNVVVRELFYSFPVGKSLQFTVGPRVNWFRHFDNNRFTFYLNGASSYNSIGSTLLNSVDRGSGAVVAWEINDQFKLTTGYLGENTEFLSGSAFNTSSNPSQGLFKPTNTITAELAFAPSKNLNLRFLYNRSHIQAVNGRVGGAIGEPIYGFVDDGFGGSIEDATADTLNFNFDWLVTQGIGLFGRYTYASTDIKPTTAGRPDGEVDVQAIQAGLAFPDLGKEGALLTFSYLRPFAVLDGRNFLVSGGGDGGIQYEFEATYYYPITDNIALVPAFYLIANPNNFSDNPNIYVGNLRAQFKF; the protein is encoded by the coding sequence ATGAATTCAGCTTGTGTTTGTCAAGTCAAAGCGACAGCTAAAATTTCATTATGGGTGAATTTATTAGTAGTAGGTCTTTCAATTGGCGTGCTACCAGTAGAGGCAAATGAGAATAATTTAGAATTATCTCAGACCGATACAGATACAATGGCACAAGTCACATCTGTATCTCAGCTTTCAGACGTACAGCCTACAGATTGGGCATTTCAAGCATTACAATCTTTAGTAGAAAGATACGGTTGCATTGCTGGCTATCCCGATGGAACTTATCGCGGTAATCGCGCTTTAACTAGATATGAATTTGCGGCTGGGTTGAGTGCTTGTTTAGACAGAGTTAACGAGCTGATTGCTACAGCCAGCGCCGATGTAGACAAACAGGACTTAGACACTTTGCAAGCTCTGCAAGCAGAATTTGCGGCAGAAATTGCTACTATGCGCCGTCGCGTCGATGCTTTGGAAACACAAACAGCAGAATTAGAAGCAAATCAATTTTCCACGACGACAAAACTCACTGCTAATATTTTCCTCAACGTGACTGGAGCTTTTGCTGATGAAGATATAACGGCAGAGGGAACCAGTGTTTTTGTTCCGGCGCGGGGAGCCGATGGTAGACCTGTACGCCGGACGATTACTGACGACCCTAATGTTACCTTCAGTGACTACCTTTTCCTCAATTTCAATACTTCATTTACAGGTAAAGATAGCCTCGTCACTCAACTCGTAGCCGGGAATGGGAATTCTCCTGCAAATACATTTGCTTCCGCTGGTTTATTTAATACCTTTGGCGTACCTTACACGGATCAAAAAGGTGTCACGGGTGCGGATAATAATGTCGTCGTGCGCGAATTATTTTATAGTTTTCCTGTTGGGAAAAGTCTACAATTTACAGTTGGTCCTCGCGTTAACTGGTTTCGTCATTTTGATAATAACCGCTTCACTTTTTATTTAAACGGAGCAAGTAGCTACAACTCGATTGGTAGTACTTTACTCAATTCTGTCGATCGCGGTTCGGGAGCAGTCGTAGCCTGGGAAATTAACGACCAATTTAAGTTAACTACTGGTTATTTAGGCGAGAATACAGAATTTCTTTCCGGTTCTGCGTTCAATACTTCTAGTAATCCTAGCCAAGGTTTATTTAAACCAACTAATACAATTACAGCAGAATTAGCCTTTGCTCCTAGCAAAAATCTGAACTTGAGATTTCTCTACAACCGTTCCCATATTCAAGCAGTAAACGGACGAGTAGGTGGCGCAATTGGCGAACCGATTTATGGTTTTGTCGATGATGGGTTTGGCGGTTCAATTGAAGATGCCACAGCTGACACTTTGAACTTTAACTTTGACTGGTTAGTAACTCAAGGCATTGGTTTATTTGGACGTTATACCTATGCCAGCACTGATATTAAACCCACAACTGCCGGACGACCGGATGGAGAAGTTGACGTACAAGCAATTCAAGCAGGGTTAGCATTTCCCGATTTAGGTAAAGAAGGAGCGCTGTTAACATTTTCATATCTCAGACCATTTGCTGTTTTAGACGGTCGAAACTTTTTAGTTTCTGGTGGTGGCGATGGCGGCATACAATATGAGTTTGAGGCAACTTACTATTATCCAATTACGGATAATATTGCTCTGGTTCCTGCGTTTTATTTGATTGCCAATCCGAATAATTTCAGCGACAACCCTAATATTTATGTAGGGAATTTACGCGCTCAATTTAAGTTTTAA
- a CDS encoding uracil-xanthine permease family protein, protein MTKISVESTSPTKERNAVTPVNKLIYGLNDKPPFVEAVLAAMQHVLAIFVGIITPPLLIANALKLNPTDTSYVVSMSLFISGVSTFIQAKRIGPIGSGLLSIQGTSFSFLVPIISAGTAVVAAGGTPERALSLIFGLCFFGAFIEIFLSRFLHLVRKIISPLVTGTIVCVIGLTLIKTGIISMGGGVVAQKNGTFGSLQNIGVAALVLLTIILLNVSQKPMLRMASVVIGLLVGYAAASVLGMVNFSGLGNLPLIALPIPFRYGLSFDFAAFVPFILLYIITTVESIGDLTATSAVSGEPIKGATYMRRIKGGILGDGVNSLIAALFNTFPNTTFSQNNGVIQITGVGSRYIGYYIAAILALLGLFPIVGGIFQTLPQAVLGGSTIIMFGSIVVAGINILSSVELDRRAMVIVGTSLAMGLGVTYTPEIVDALPLAIKNVLSSGISAGGLTAILLNWLLPYDQKAGATEQDDTNADELAELEA, encoded by the coding sequence ATGACAAAAATAAGTGTTGAATCGACTTCGCCAACTAAGGAGCGCAACGCCGTAACCCCTGTTAACAAGCTAATCTATGGACTGAACGATAAGCCTCCATTTGTGGAAGCAGTGCTAGCAGCTATGCAGCATGTCTTAGCAATCTTTGTCGGTATTATTACGCCCCCACTGTTGATTGCTAACGCTTTGAAGCTGAACCCAACTGACACTAGCTACGTTGTCAGTATGTCACTGTTTATTTCGGGAGTCTCGACATTTATTCAAGCAAAAAGAATTGGACCTATTGGTTCGGGATTGCTCAGCATTCAGGGAACTAGCTTCTCTTTTTTAGTGCCAATTATCTCCGCAGGAACAGCAGTAGTCGCAGCCGGAGGAACGCCAGAAAGAGCGCTGAGCTTAATTTTTGGCTTGTGTTTTTTTGGAGCATTTATTGAGATTTTCTTGAGCCGCTTCTTACACCTAGTCAGAAAAATTATTTCCCCTCTCGTCACGGGTACAATCGTTTGCGTTATCGGTTTAACCCTGATCAAAACCGGAATTATCAGTATGGGTGGAGGGGTAGTAGCGCAAAAGAACGGAACCTTCGGTAGTCTGCAAAATATAGGTGTTGCTGCATTGGTGCTGCTAACCATCATCTTGCTAAACGTGAGCCAGAAACCAATGCTGAGGATGGCTTCAGTCGTCATTGGACTGTTAGTCGGTTACGCTGCGGCTAGCGTGTTAGGCATGGTTAACTTTAGCGGTTTGGGAAATTTGCCGTTAATCGCCTTGCCAATTCCATTCCGTTACGGACTGAGCTTTGACTTTGCTGCTTTCGTGCCGTTCATTCTGCTCTATATCATCACCACAGTAGAATCAATTGGCGACCTCACAGCCACATCAGCGGTATCTGGAGAGCCAATTAAAGGGGCGACTTACATGCGGCGCATCAAAGGAGGAATTTTAGGAGATGGTGTAAATTCTCTGATTGCGGCATTATTCAATACATTCCCCAACACGACATTCAGTCAGAATAATGGCGTGATTCAAATTACGGGTGTGGGCAGTCGGTATATTGGCTACTACATTGCGGCAATTCTTGCCCTTTTAGGTCTATTTCCAATTGTCGGTGGTATCTTTCAAACTCTACCGCAAGCTGTTTTGGGTGGTTCCACAATTATCATGTTCGGCTCAATTGTAGTTGCAGGAATTAACATTCTTTCGTCAGTAGAACTCGATCGCCGTGCGATGGTAATTGTCGGTACATCCTTGGCAATGGGGTTAGGGGTGACTTATACGCCGGAAATTGTTGATGCATTACCACTAGCAATTAAAAACGTTCTCTCTTCTGGAATTTCTGCTGGTGGACTGACGGCTATCTTATTAAATTGGTTGTTACCATATGACCAAAAAGCAGGAGCTACCGAGCAGGACGATACTAATGCTGACGAACTTGCAGAGTTAGAAGCATGA
- the hpxO gene encoding FAD-dependent urate hydroxylase HpxO: MYNLKVVIIGAGIGGLTAGIALRQAGYEVEIYDRVKELRPAGAGISLWSNGVKVLNRLGLGEKMAAIGGLMDRMQYLTLKGDVLNDIDLRPLVEEVGQRPYPVARTDLQQMLLEAYPGEVKLEHKCIAVEQDENSVTAIFENGHRTTGDLLIAADGVRSLLRTYVLGQEVQPKYGHYVNWNGLVPASEDLAAKNSWVIFVGEHKRASMMPVSGDRFYFFFDVPLPKGTVSSPEHYRAELTEHFQGWAQPVQNLIQRLDPYKTNRLEIHDVGPIDRMVRGRVALLGDAAHATCPDLGQGGCQAMEDGLVLTQYLLTTNISMEYALKRYEADRKERTSAVVEKARKRAEMIHGKEPEITQKWYQQLAEEEPADVRGAIAKVILAGPLR, translated from the coding sequence ATGTATAACCTCAAGGTTGTCATCATCGGTGCGGGAATTGGCGGTTTAACCGCAGGTATCGCTCTGCGTCAGGCAGGGTATGAAGTTGAGATTTATGACAGAGTAAAAGAACTGCGTCCGGCGGGTGCGGGGATTTCATTGTGGTCGAATGGTGTAAAAGTCCTCAACCGCCTGGGGTTAGGGGAAAAGATGGCAGCGATCGGCGGCTTGATGGATCGGATGCAGTATCTTACCCTCAAGGGGGATGTATTAAACGATATCGATCTGCGTCCCTTAGTTGAGGAAGTCGGGCAGCGTCCCTATCCAGTCGCCCGTACTGACTTGCAACAAATGCTCTTGGAGGCTTATCCCGGCGAAGTCAAGCTAGAACATAAATGTATTGCAGTCGAACAAGATGAGAATAGCGTTACGGCAATTTTTGAGAACGGACATCGTACTACAGGCGATCTACTTATAGCAGCAGATGGAGTGCGATCGCTTCTGCGCACGTATGTCTTGGGACAAGAAGTGCAACCGAAGTACGGTCATTACGTGAACTGGAACGGTTTAGTTCCCGCTAGTGAAGATTTAGCCGCAAAAAATTCTTGGGTAATTTTTGTTGGCGAACACAAACGGGCTTCAATGATGCCAGTATCAGGCGATCGCTTCTACTTCTTTTTTGATGTTCCCTTGCCTAAAGGTACTGTTTCCAGTCCCGAACATTACCGCGCCGAATTGACAGAACATTTTCAAGGCTGGGCGCAACCCGTCCAAAATTTAATTCAGCGTCTCGATCCATACAAAACAAATCGTTTAGAAATTCACGACGTGGGACCAATTGACCGAATGGTGCGCGGTAGAGTTGCTTTACTCGGAGATGCCGCACACGCTACTTGTCCAGATTTGGGACAGGGTGGTTGTCAAGCAATGGAAGATGGGTTGGTGTTAACTCAATACCTGCTCACAACAAATATTAGTATGGAATATGCCTTAAAACGCTACGAAGCAGACCGGAAAGAACGGACTAGCGCAGTAGTTGAAAAAGCCCGCAAACGCGCCGAAATGATTCACGGTAAAGAGCCAGAAATTACCCAAAAATGGTATCAGCAACTTGCCGAAGAAGAACCAGCAGATGTCAGAGGCGCGATCGCTAAAGTGATTTTAGCTGGACCATTGCGTTAA
- a CDS encoding nucleobase:cation symporter-2 family protein: MESQTIVEDQQLEATQPEVAAELIYGLNDRPPVGEAVFVALQHVLAAFVGIITPPLIISTTLGLSPTETSYIISMSLFVSGIATFLQVKRFGPVGSGLLSLQGTSFAFLGSIVGIGTAVVQAGGTPQAALARIFGVCFFGAFVQIIFSRFLHLAQKIISPIVSGTVVMIIGLSLIKAGIISMAGGLAAQKNGTFGSVQNLALSGLVLAVIVFFSVSSNRYLRMGAIAIGLAVGYIISIFLGLVDFSIFGKLPLLSVPIPLRYGMSFDFASFIPFIFLYILTSIETIGDLTATSAITKQPVSGSLYMRRIKGGILGDGINCVTAAVFNTFPVTTFSQNNGVIQMTGVGSRYVGFFIAGILAVLGLLPIVGGLFQSLPQPVLGGATVVMFGAIAVAGMDIITSVKLDRRALIIVAVSLVLGLGVVYVPEIFDDKPALVKNIFSSATSTGGLTALLLNWLLPQKVNTQE, encoded by the coding sequence ATGGAATCACAAACGATTGTAGAAGACCAGCAGTTAGAAGCAACACAACCTGAAGTTGCTGCGGAATTGATTTACGGCTTAAACGATCGCCCACCTGTCGGTGAAGCAGTTTTTGTAGCTTTACAACACGTACTGGCTGCCTTTGTCGGCATTATTACACCACCACTGATTATTTCTACTACCTTGGGTCTGTCTCCGACCGAAACAAGTTACATCATCAGTATGTCGCTGTTTGTTTCCGGTATTGCTACCTTTCTTCAGGTAAAAAGGTTCGGTCCAGTTGGTTCGGGATTGCTGAGTTTGCAAGGAACGAGTTTCGCTTTTTTAGGTTCGATTGTTGGCATTGGTACGGCAGTAGTACAAGCAGGCGGAACACCACAAGCAGCGCTAGCACGAATTTTTGGAGTCTGCTTTTTTGGCGCATTCGTGCAAATTATCTTCAGCCGTTTTTTGCATCTAGCTCAGAAAATTATTTCGCCAATCGTCTCCGGTACGGTAGTGATGATTATCGGTCTGAGTCTGATCAAAGCTGGAATTATTAGCATGGCGGGAGGTTTGGCAGCACAAAAGAATGGTACGTTTGGCAGCGTGCAGAATCTCGCATTATCGGGATTGGTACTTGCTGTGATTGTCTTCTTCAGTGTCAGTAGCAATCGCTATTTAAGAATGGGGGCGATCGCAATTGGTTTGGCAGTAGGCTATATTATCTCAATCTTTTTAGGACTAGTAGATTTCAGTATTTTTGGTAAGTTGCCTTTGCTTAGCGTGCCGATACCCTTGCGCTACGGTATGAGTTTTGATTTTGCTTCTTTCATTCCTTTCATATTTCTCTACATCCTCACTTCAATTGAAACAATTGGTGACTTGACTGCTACTTCGGCAATTACCAAACAACCCGTTTCAGGTAGTTTGTATATGCGGCGGATCAAAGGCGGAATTTTGGGAGATGGAATTAATTGCGTAACTGCGGCAGTATTTAATACTTTTCCCGTGACCACATTTAGTCAGAATAATGGCGTGATTCAAATGACTGGGGTAGGTAGCCGTTATGTCGGCTTCTTCATTGCCGGAATTCTCGCTGTACTAGGCTTATTGCCAATTGTTGGCGGCTTGTTTCAATCGCTACCTCAGCCTGTTTTGGGCGGTGCTACCGTGGTGATGTTTGGCGCGATCGCGGTAGCGGGAATGGATATTATTACTTCTGTAAAATTGGATCGCCGCGCTCTGATAATTGTTGCTGTTTCTCTCGTCTTAGGTTTGGGTGTGGTTTACGTACCAGAAATTTTCGACGATAAGCCTGCTTTAGTGAAAAACATTTTCTCTTCTGCTACTTCCACCGGGGGACTGACAGCATTGTTACTCAACTGGCTACTACCGCAGAAAGTCAATACTCAAGAGTAG